CAGACGATTGAACGACATATGCTACAGTTGTCTAAATTTCAGGCCATGCCATTTTGGCCATATACAGATTCGATGCGAATGTGTATTAAATGGGGTAATAGTCAATTGGTTTCTCAATATTTCGACATAACGAAGATACAGAAGACAGTGCTAAGAATGGATCATGGGGTTTGTATTCTTCATGACGTGTAGAAGTGTGATAGTTGCTGTAGTatacatttaatttattttccaattctttTACAGACTGCTGTATGCGTTGATGTTTGTGGTGGAAGCAATACtccattttcaataatatttcacaaatatcAGAATGGAGATGCTCCAGTTAGAGTTGATAATCTTTGCCAAGActtatttctcaaaatcaatcAGGCTGGCATGGGTCAAGTAGCTTTACTAAATCCTTATCAAAGCTTATTATACACATGGGACGAACCAACCAAAAACAGAGAGCTTATTTGGAATGTTTACAACAACGAAGGCGACGGGTATAATGCTAAGTTCATCAAGGTAGaacttttatttaaaaatgctTCAACTACATAGGCCTAGTTTTGTCTCATTCCAAACAAGTAATTAATGAGTGCGATAGTAGaacaaagtaaaattttttttcaggatggTTACGGGCAGGAAACTGTTTCGTTTCGAACTTTGAAACAGTCTACTTCACCAACTTACTCTGTATCTTTGGCAAAGAAGTTGACATTTGGCATGAAAGGTTCATCTTCAACTTCAGTTACTGAAGATTATATTGATAATGAGGCTGTATCGGATAGCGAAAGATCAGAGGTACATTTACAAATCAACTGTTGTGAAGTAAAGAATATCAGATTCCTGTCTTtgatttgttcaaaattttaaaaacttgtgCAGCTAGCATTCgtctgaataaaaatgagatGTTGTGTTGCAAGAATCACAAATTATCATGCAAAGTATTGTGGCATAGCCAATTCTAATTAATAATCATAGCAACGAAacataattttattctattaatGTTATTTACAGAGCGTGAACAAGATTTGTAATGACGAAGTAATAGTATACTGGGTTAGTTTTATGGAAAAACATCAAAGGGTGCTTCTCTTTACtcaagatgaaaatatttttcaaaaggcAAAAACTATTGTTGAGCCCGAATTCAGTGAGAAAGAAATATTCATCTCCTTGTCCGGAATCGGTCTGAGCATTGTAAGTTTGCCATACACTTAGAAATCTACTCTCCAATTATGACATATTTTTAATACCAAAAAGCATTATTCAAACTTGAAGTGCTTGCTACTGttcaatttgtatttattccaTCAACCTACGTGTGTAATTTTGCTcaagaaatttgtaaatttagtCTTAACAAGTTTGAACAGCGTCACCAATTATATTGTGTAGAAAACTATTATAATGCCTAATCATTTTAACATACATAGTCAATGCAGTCAGCTATGAATGTTAAGGAATTGGCATACTTTAGTATCACGGATTCATCAGCCATATGGGAACtttattttggaaaacgtTGGAAGACACTATCTTTAGAATTAAGTGCATGGATGGAAGACAGATACCAAAATTCatatcaaaaaacacaactaGAAGATTTAATTGATGTACGGTATATTTTTATGTACTTGGTGTTGGTACTGATAAAGAACTAGCCAATTTTTATTGACATTGCATATTCAACaggttgattttgaaaaaatgcatATGACTAAACCATTTTATGCCAAATTGAGGCGAAGTTATTCACCTGGAATTTGGCTGCATTGTAGAAAATCTTTTTCCAACATGTATGTTGAAGGAAAAATCCACAGAATGcaggtacaattttttttattataagtCCTACAATTAATTCTACTTTCCGGGTTGTGAAATTAGTTGAACCGACAACTCTTGAAATCAAACTCTAGCATAAAAGTTGATCCTCTCAATCACAGTTACTATTTTATCAGATTGACAACCAACTCCATGACGCCGTTTTTCCTGTGGTTTTATATTTCTGGCCTTCAAGATCTCTAACAAATGGTGTTAGGAGCAAAAAGCTGAAATCTTGCTTAGAGTTTgcttttttaaaacaaaagaaagcaACGTTTGATATATACAAGTAAGAAGacgtaataaatttaatttttaatacggAAATTCTTCTCAAACTTCGTAAGTTATACTTAACATTTCAATAAAACaccattgatttttttcaggaaaatAACAGTGATAATTCAAGAGTTTGCTTTACACCTGCATAAAGACTTTATCGTCTGCTTATTGGATAATTTAATTCCTAAACACATTGAAGCAAAAGCTTCTATTTCTGTACAGTTAAGGGCAGACCTATCATCTATTCATACTTCTTTTTTGCATATTGCAAATTCGGTAATTGATTGATCATTTGCATCATGCGATTTGATATAATTGTATTGATATAAAAACTACGTGATTATCCGTGACAGGAATttattaatgataatatttcagGCATTTAGTAACCAGCAACGGGATATCTTCGAGCATTTATACATCTGTCCAGTAAAAATGCAGCTCAAACTATTAGGGGGAACTGGAGCATCTATTCCCTACCCGTACAAAACTGCATTCActtattacaattttatcgaatttatattcaactaCACTCATGGtgcattgtttaaaaaaacagCTGATATCATGTGAgttcattgaaatttaatagTTATAATACTTTCACAGAGTTATCTAGATCAAAATCTtaatcaggaaaaaaaattcacctttcACTTTACTCCCTTTTGAAGATCGGTAAATGGAGtgtatgtaaaaattaaatttaactgTGCATGATAAAAATGTTACTTATTGACTTGTTTTTCAGTTTGCCCCAATACGAAAAACACAATCTAACATCTTGCATTGATAATCTGTATTTTGATGTAAGGCAGAGCTATTCATGTAAGATACTTCAGCAATTCAGTGTGCTTATCTTGGGTCTAACTGTAGTGGGAAATCCGTATGGATTCAACTTTCGACATAGCACAGAAGCACCTCACAGTTTGAATATGGTAAGAGCTACTTCcaatttgatattttacttttgttgCTGATGGTCATTTCATGGGACGTAGATCAATGAAGTCAAAGATTTTACTACCTTTTCTGAATATACTATGGCACTCGGGGAAATTTAGGTTTCCAGTGAAATGGTTCAACAgaactttcaaattttgaaatctaatttttttctctaccttaatatattactattatatatatatattaataatctcACTCAATTTTCCTCATTACGTACTCGcattttttttgcagataATACATGAAGATGAAATAGCTGACAAAATTAGTCATGGAATTGAATGTCTTCTGGGGCATATGACGACAGACACAACTCAGTCAATAGTAACATTTTTCGAGGCTTCTTTGCCCCACGTGACGACATACAGCACAGTAAGTTGTAGAGTTTTTAGTTTGTACAAATTGTAATATcctaatttgtttatttattatcaggacagaaaatttgaattactgaATAGTGAAATACCGTTGTCAATTCTCTTggcaaataattcattttctatCGGAGTTGAATTGTTGATGTCCGGTATAATTGTTGAACCTACGAACAGTGAGTACAAGCGTAAACATAGAGTATACATTTCTGGGCTTGTTGTGGAAAATTAAGCATTTACCATTTCTtcacataattttcatttcagtatGTATAGTTTAATAATGTTTATAGGTATTCATAAAGAAGAGCTGAAACACTTCTTTAAAGGTCTGGGCAAAGGTATCCTAGAACTGacaactaaaaaaaatgtaaacctGAATCTTCGATCAGGCTTGATAACTGATGCAATTAAGAGGTACTGAAAGTTACCGTACatacatttcaaatttcccgaAGATCTTATCACATGACTTTCATTACTTATCACAGTACATTCAGGAAATGATTTCACATAAATTTTGATACCGTAACTCTTCTTATAGGGCACAAGCAATTGGTTATGAATTTGTTTCACGCATCCGCCTACCTCGTTACATTAATGCTTACTTGGTAAGTCTTACAGTACTTCAGAAGCACTAATATGTTTCATAATTTCTGGTATTCATTACTCTTGATAGGGTGCGGAGCCATATTCTGTTCATAAGGCAACAGGCATGCACTTACTGAATACTATCAGTAAAGGTCATTATTTAGATAAGGACGTATATTGGGCCCATGCAGCACTTTCAAAAGAGGGAAAGTATATCGCACTTGTGTCACTACAGTACGTATCTTGAAAGATTGTTAACTGATTAgttattgaagtaaaaaatttaactgcaaaattattttctactcCGACTTAAGAATTGCTCATTTTATGAACTCttgatacatatataataaaatcattttatctACTTGTAATGACGGATCaagaatgatttgaaattttgcatataaatacattttttaatttacagaCGCATATTCCTTATTGAAAAACGATGTCTATGGGGATCATGGAACATTGAATGGGTCTTAGATATTAACACTTTAATCAAACCTCCAGTGGTAGTTGAGAAAAAGTTAATCTTACACGTTAACAAGGTAGTAATATCAAATATGGGTATTAGATTACTCGATTTTTGTAGTTAATTGTATTCTTCTGTTATTTTGCTGAACTAGATTTACAAGTGTAAGATATACTGACTGTAGGTCACTTAAGTAAGATTTTGGGATTGTTCAGAGTTTAATACATTTTACCACTATTTGACTTGTCTTGTATCGTGGAAGTATTTAAGATTTATCTACacaagtgtgaaaaaattgtcaccGATAAGTgaaaacattttgtttttacaatttcagaaTGACACCATACCAAATTCACAAGCAACGGATTGGTATATCGAAAGCGAGGATCAAGTAACACTGGAATGGTTGCACTGTAAGATAGAAACTGTCATGATACTAAATATGGAAAACAGCACATGTCTCGACAGTAAAATATGAAACtatatatgttacatacataataactataataaatggatgtatattttaattaattttacgagaaagtaaataaaattgtcattGCAGAGAGAAAAGTATATGTAAACTAAAAGTGTTATGATTTCATTGTAAAGgcattgaattatttattattaattatgaatGAATCTTGGCTTTGGATTAGTAATTAACGAGAGTGATTTTCTGATTGAGGCGAATATTgcgttttcaaatatttttagtgaTGATATATTTtaccagccttgtgatatactttctttcaaatgttttgtataatttgaaatacatatgtatgtatatatatatatatgtcgaaaaaaaaaaaaaaaaaaaattgaatttttcttttccaacaaAAATGCACAAATAGGAAATACGCATATCACAGTGACTGCTTCAGTAAAGTTATTTCCTTacaaaaaagttattttatgATGACAAAGACTACACAGTATAACGTTATAATGTGCTCACTATCATTTCGcacttttataattttcatgctTGCTACCATTTCGTTACTAATAACAGTTTCCCACACTGTAAACATTACACCTAACGGCACTTGTATGTTTCAATGCATTTGCATACTATACTTTGATAAATCAAAAATGATTCTAATAACAAACAATTAGAATTAGGGCGATTTGAACCTAATTCGTGTCAATCTCGACatagataaatttcaaattgcatCCGATAATGCACATTAAAGTGGCTTGTGCCAGTAATGGAAATTagaaacaataatgaaaatttcttataaGAGACTTGACTGAAATCGACTATAAATTGAGAAAGAAACAGATTTTATTACTACAGATTTATAAATCTCGAAACTCATTCTACAATTAAAATGTTCTACGTCAGTAAGACGCTTGACAatcatttaaatttgaaattctcgaACAGATTTCCCGCCCATTCGGATCGATTATCGAAAACGTGATGCGTCTCGAATAAACCGAGCATTGCGATTACAGTCAATTGTCAATGTCAATCTTGCACAAATTGAGATCGTCTTCTACGTTCCACAaagtctgaatttttgatttgtcACGTATAATTGCTGAAATAAGAAttgcgaaataaaataaacagagTTATCAACAAAGTACGAGCACAATGGGAACACACGCGGTATGAAGCACTTCGGtttttgatgaaataaaagatcGTCAATGTGCCGGGATTTCTGTTATGCTAACTGCGACAAATGGGTTTTAACGCATAATCTTACGTCCATACGTACAATgagttttcttttgtttcatgCGTTGCATGTATTATTGAGCAAACTATATTTTTAACTTGAAAAACCCGCAAAATGTTATTCTTTACAGAAATAGATTAAGCAGCTCTAACCATTGTTGAGTAGGATCATTTCGTCGCACAACTACTGTTGTACTTAATTTGACATGACGtactttattgttttttttttgtttttgttctatCGGTACTATTGATGTGTTACAGATCTTGAAGAATTTTCGTTCTTCGCTGATTCCAGCACATTCGATATCTCATAGATCATTTCTTTATTGGATTACAATCATGTTCAACAGGTAGGTATATCGACGAATATCACTCAAAtctttaataatttaaaaatgaatattttgtaaGGTAATGCGTggaagtattatatatagtatatattggATAAAATGCAAAGAAGTCATGCGAGCAATGTATGCATCTAtcgctaacttttttttttaagtatgaATAGATAcattcaattgaattttattttatagccAACTTATCGTGGTGCTGAATGATTACCTTGAGAGAATGGCAAATACTTAGTTCTCAAGAATTGGTTATTTAAAGGGTGGATGAAAAAAGAGTTAAGGAAGTTGGTCCTGACCGAGCCTGTGCTGAATGGCTGTTAAGAAATGGAGCTGCAGTTAAATGGAGAGAGGATGGAAGTATTCTGTCAGACTACAATGCTCTTTCCTCGTTGGAAGAACCGCAGAAACATATCGAAGCAGTTGATGCTACCGATTCTTCTATTAGCTATCATGGATTTCCACATTTCCGTGAGTTAATTGATACCTGAAGATTGCTTCAATAGCAGGTTTTCAAGCCAATGACttggaaattgattttctttttgtttctctggTTTGAACATATTCCACTTATGCAGGAAGTAAGAGCACTTATGtttaattgtaatgaaatttatcattttatattcAACACTATGTGATCTCATTAAAATTTAGATGGATGCAATTACATAAATGAAGTCAAGCTGGTCAACTGTACTTACGTTGAGGATCCAGCTATCCCCTACCTTGCTATACTCAAAAATACTTTGAAGCATCTTGAGATAAGTAACTGCCTTAATATTTCAGAGAAGGCTCTATTCGATCTGGATAAACTCACGTATGTATTCATTTTACTTCAAATTACGTCAAAGTTGATCTCTTGTACTCctaatttgtgtaaaaaatatcccacgattttttttcaatgtaccTTCATAACTATGAATCCTCTTTTTTCACcccaaatttttatcaatgaaatttcagaaatttgaaGAAGCTGGAGCTTAGGGATATGCCGCAAGTCAAGAATAAAAGTGAAGTTTTAGAAAAGCTTACCAAGTCTTTGCCAGATTGTAACGTTATTTTTACATGAGATTTGTCTGTGTAACATAATTTACtttgcaaatatttatatatgagtGTAGGACGCCTAGAAATAAACTGTTATCCGTCGAAAGTGATATactttacaaatatttatatataactgTTGGCCGCctagaaataaacaaatcatCGTAATAACCACTGGAGCGATGTGTCTTTTACTTTATGATATTACTGGTACATACTTAACTATAACTTAGACCATATTATTATGGACAATCCCCCAAAAATACCTTAGGTGCTAAAACCTTGCACAAAGTACATACGTATAGTGTAGTGCAAacaattgacaaaaatttactttggAACTTAGGAACCAAAATAATAAATCGCAAAAGActcatttcaaaaaatgaccaaatatATACTGGCAAAAATACCTTTACCTAAAggaaatgttgaaattaatcCTTACTGCTAAGTACGTAACTTTatctcaaaaatgaaaaattacgcaAAATTACGCATAAATAAGTTATTGTACCTGGTGGATTTTTTTGGAAGGatttgaattgtttttgaaataaaatgatatttctAACCGCATCATATTTACGTATATTACTGGATTATCTGACAATGAGCTACACATGTTGATAATCATCATCGAATGAAgtaagtaaaaaaagtttttaaaaatctaaagTCTTAATAAATGATAAAGCTCGAATATCTGAGCACTGTCAACGCCTAAGAATAGGCatcagaaaatttgaattcacgcGGCACCGACGATTGCCGGAGAAGCCCGAAAGCTTGAATTCCAAGTTATGATTTCAAGTAAAGTTATGGTATGCAAATAAACGTAATACCAAAGTAAAATGACGTTTACTTGTAATTTAACCAAAAACGCCCGATGGATTTGAGCGTTGATAGTGACGGTAAATTAAAGCATTACTTTGTTGTAGCTTTATGTCAGTTCTATGCCAACAATGTTCAGAATACCACCTTTATACCGGACAATATAATCACAATTCATACATAACCTAAACTTCCATATATCTAACAGTTTTATTTAGATACCGCGTTTATatttaatgaataaattctctCGCTCTGTGATGAAGAAATAAGATTCAAGTGCTGATTAAAGCAATAAAATTTCCGCATTGTATTGAATCAACTTACATTTTGATTGTTGAATTGAGGTTATGATTTTGTGTGTTGTTAGTATATTGTCAAAGAACTAGTTCGTATACGTtgcaaatgatttttaaatatccTGTGATCATTTTTCGGTTTTAGTGCTCGTGGAATTCGACAAACGGAAACAGGATAACCTTGCATGCGAAGCTAAGTCGGCAGCAACTATATCTTCAACTACATAGAATAATCTATTATCAGGTGATTCGTTTCACTGACATGGATCTAATGGATTGTGAACCTCTGAACAATACTAGAGAAGAACAAATAAATGATGTCAATATGATTGCCGTCAAAGACTGCTTACCACTGTCAAAGAAATTAGAAGAATCTGAGGAAACTGAGACTGCTCTGGATATTTCCAATGAATCAAAAATCACCGCAGTAGAAGGATCCATAAAAAATGACACCACAGATCCATTGCTCGACAATGTTAGGAAAATGAATAGCATGGATATTGAAGGGGTGCAAAATATCATTAATGTCGATCAGAAAATTTCAGCCAGTAATtcggtggataaaaaaatactgaatttcaaaactcCAAGCTTATTAATTGGCCCAAGGAAAGGAAAACCAGGAAAACTGCGTGACTTGACTTCTGCTTCATCTGTATTATCTGAACTTGATAAGACTTTACCAAAAGTATCAGAGTCTGCGTCTAATAATGAAGAGGAATCTGGTAATAGCATGAAAACAGTTGATTCAGCTCATGATGAGTCAAAATTAAAGAAACCATTATCACCCGCTGAAATAGCAAAAGAAAAGCAGGCAGTTTTACCTTACAAAGAGCCAATCTGGGGAGGATTgccggaaaaaaaatataaattagaaGTGTTAAAATCTGGGGTGATTTTAGAGACTGTGGACTTGACGCTTAAAAGTTTCTATGTTTTGGGAAGACTACCGATTTGCGATATCCCTTTGGCTCACCCTACCATTTCTAGATATCACGCTATAATTCAGTATAGATTGAAGGGAGATGAGAAAAATCCAGTAGGTTTGTATTTGTATGATTTGGGAAGTACACATGGCAGCTTCTGGAACGGTCACCGAATGAAGCCGAACATGTATGTCAGAATACGCAGTGGTCATATGATAAGATTCGGATGTAGCCAGAGGAAATTTATCGTTCATGGACCCACGGAAGATGAGGAAGATGAAACCGAATTAACAGTTACAGAATTAAAGGTACAGTAAATGTTGGTAcacttgttttttcttccactttcTTAACGCATCACTACCATCAGAAGTAAGTAATTTGACTAATGGTATTCGAGCacaaaaataacgaatttGATACAGACATAGTGCTCAAGTAATTAATGAAACACTTTTGTGCTATACTAATAGTTTTGATATAATTACAACTAGGTAGGGTTGTAGTTTGTTAGTTTATTGGTTTATCGATTCTTGAACGTTGATAAtatatttcgatatttcaatttaGTGGGTTGCatacaattttgttttttgtaacAGGAACACCGGAGATTAGAATTAGAGGAGCgacaaagaaaagagaaggaagaaCAACTGCGAacagaagaagaggaaaggttaagaaaagagaaagaagaaaatgaaggaATAGATTGGGGGATGGGAGAGGATGCAGATGAAGAGACAGATCTGTCCGAAAATCCTTATGCAGCTACAAATAACGAAGAATTGTTCTTAGATGATCCAAAAAAAACTCTAAGAGGATGGTTTGAAAGAGAGGGTTTCGAACTTCAGTACCAAACCGAGGAAAAAGGCATTGGGCAATTTCTTTGCTGGGTTGAGTAAGTTCAGAAGCATCTGTGCCGGATCATTTTGTTTCCGTATCAATCAGGCTCATTATacaattcgaaaaataaaaataataagagtagaaaatcaaatttattattcaatcgtGAGGCAtagctttgaaaaaatgtagaagaagaaacaacAGCTGTTCggagaataatatttattttctaatcctATTTTTGATTGAATTGTTTAATAGGCCTAATATCGATTGTTTTTGATTGAATATTCCTATGTGTAGAAAAGTATTTCTATGATTCTTGAATGTATTTCAGCCTTCCAATTGATAGTATAACTGGCAAGTCTGTACGAGCAGAAGCTCTGgttaaggggaaaaaaaaggagtcCGTTATTCAATGTGCTCTGGAAGCTTGCAGAATCTTAGATAGGCATGGAGTACTTAGACAGGCACaccatggtaaaaaaaattacaattcatACATTCTGAAGCTTCAATTTGACCACTTCAAAGTCACGATCAATTTACCCAAACCACATATTTGATGGACACTAGTGACATTCCTGGTAGCGCGTAACAGTCCATGCAACGGctcaaaacaagaaaaatgaacCAGAGAGAAAGCTGTTGCAGCTCGAAGATGTAACTGAATTTgggaaatttattgaaatcgaTAATTCTTTTGCAAAAACATTGACTAGAAAACTAGGCTCTTCATAGATACCAATgaagaatttgaatgaatGTTAATGGCAAAAGTTATCAATGAGTTTGACAACTTAGCAGTCAAGCATAGAGAAACTATATCAGTGAGCATTTCACATTTCATTTGGACTGGTAGTTGCTGCCATTGATGGCACCTGTGTTGACCAAATACAGTATTTTAGCATATTGACTGTGGCCTACAGCTGACAGATTTAAAGGAGTCAGTTTAGAAAATACGATTCTGACTTCTGTCAATACAGCttattgaatttcagacaatcgTAAAGTTgtgaaatatcgatttttcattcaaatgcaGCATGAAATCAATGTTATGAATTTCGAtatctttcatttttagaGGCAAGAAAGAGGAAGGCTAAAAACTGGGAGGACGAAGACTTCTACGATTCAGATGAAGATAATTTCCTAGATAGAACGGGAGCAATTGAAAAGAAGCGCCTGCAGCGTATGCGAATTGCAGGAAAACTGGAAGATACAGTCGAAACCTACAATTCTCtggtaaaaaactttttacagTGTTCAGTATTTTTGAGattcattgattttcatttttctgcgTGAATATCATAATTCAGCATTTGACCGGCAAACAGAATTTCACTCGCTACATCCCAATAggcgtaataatatttttggttCAGCGACTTGAGTAATCTTCGTATACTAGGCCGTATGAGAATTGTGTaatcaaattataaataaatatagtaaCGCCGTACGTTACGAATGCTGCTAAAGTAgttgataattattaaatcACAGAGCCTGACATcagaacaaacaaaaaattcctgaCTTCATTTGTGACGTTAGgctgtttttgaatttgaattgttaTTAGGCGATATTGGATTCACTAAATATGCTGTCACAAAATACTGTTATTAACTGTTCTGCCTTTTGTAGCTGGAGAAACACAGAGTAGTAGCGAAACAAATtacgaatattgaaaatgatcTACGAAATGCACAACGACAGAAAGCTTTGGATCCTGAAAGTTCAGATGAAGATGCACTGGACGCATTCATGTCAAATTTAAAAACCGTTGCACTCAATAAgagtgaaattgtaaaaatgaaaatggaattGCAAACACTTCGAAAGGAGGAGAACCGACTGATAAATTTAGTAAACATTGCTAAGCCTGCTAATTTACCACCACTAAAACCCCAAACATCCTTGGAATCTACAGATCCAGAGAACATACAAAGTGCAAAATCATTACCCATGATTGGCAataggaaaaaattcaaagttttggTAAGTTTGAATCCCTTGACTCGTCCTTTATATTCCTGatttactttgaattttaCTCATTCATGCATTTTACACCCTAGATCTGATGATTCATAACtttgttttgtaaattataataataaagtaaCTGTTGCCTATTCAATACTGgaaaaattaagtaaataaaaaaccacTCATTGCTTTCAGAAAAGTGATATAAAATCGGCTGGAAGCTCATTAAGT
The genomic region above belongs to Diprion similis isolate iyDipSimi1 chromosome 8, iyDipSimi1.1, whole genome shotgun sequence and contains:
- the LOC124409275 gene encoding ATP synthase subunit s, mitochondrial — translated: MGTHAILKNFRSSLIPAHSISHRSFLYWITIMFNRVDEKRVKEVGPDRACAEWLLRNGAAVKWREDGSILSDYNALSSLEEPQKHIEAVDATDSSISYHGFPHFHGCNYINEVKLVNCTYVEDPAIPYLAILKNTLKHLEISNCLNISEKALFDLDKLTNLKKLELRDMPQVKNKSEVLEKLTKSLPDCNVIFT
- the LOC124409809 gene encoding kanadaptin, whose translation is MDLMDCEPLNNTREEQINDVNMIAVKDCLPLSKKLEESEETETALDISNESKITAVEGSIKNDTTDPLLDNVRKMNSMDIEGVQNIINVDQKISASNSVDKKILNFKTPSLLIGPRKGKPGKLRDLTSASSVLSELDKTLPKVSESASNNEEESGNSMKTVDSAHDESKLKKPLSPAEIAKEKQAVLPYKEPIWGGLPEKKYKLEVLKSGVILETVDLTLKSFYVLGRLPICDIPLAHPTISRYHAIIQYRLKGDEKNPVGLYLYDLGSTHGSFWNGHRMKPNMYVRIRSGHMIRFGCSQRKFIVHGPTEDEEDETELTVTELKEHRRLELEERQRKEKEEQLRTEEEERLRKEKEENEGIDWGMGEDADEETDLSENPYAATNNEELFLDDPKKTLRGWFEREGFELQYQTEEKGIGQFLCWVDLPIDSITGKSVRAEALVKGKKKESVIQCALEACRILDRHGVLRQAHHEARKRKAKNWEDEDFYDSDEDNFLDRTGAIEKKRLQRMRIAGKLEDTVETYNSLLEKHRVVAKQITNIENDLRNAQRQKALDPESSDEDALDAFMSNLKTVALNKSEIVKMKMELQTLRKEENRLINLVNIAKPANLPPLKPQTSLESTDPENIQSAKSLPMIGNRKKFKVLKSDIKSAGSSLSATHGENEENEDDDKPENEKEVVNARLIEAYKLNLTESCTLGDGECTETGSSILESGTRRESERNNEDQNRMDCSSEAKSLEKEDKTREEVEVQKRKRKNQKRIQQRLEKAEKDKQKGYEQDTYKEDYSMWVPPENQTGDGKTNLNDKFGY